A genomic region of Desulfosarcina ovata subsp. ovata contains the following coding sequences:
- a CDS encoding transporter substrate-binding domain-containing protein — translation MVVRLTLIVAIFVGFQATAALADMKAIKDKGVIRHLGVRYARFVSGSGDGLSTDLIKGFADDLGVRYEYVETTWQSVIEDLTGKMYRITNGNVEITGGCPIKGDVIANGLTILPWRKELLDFSTPTFPSGVWLIARADSPLQPIRPSRSMPDDIEMVKSLLGGVSVLCMPGTCLDPALYQLEKTGAEWIPLNLKMNEFAPAVINREAESCLLDVADAMIALEKWPGQLKIIGPVTAAQKMGCGFRKSDADLRERFNMYLQTIRSDGRYMQLVQHYYPGVDGYFPEFFDRYGRQD, via the coding sequence GATTGTGGCCATTTTCGTTGGTTTCCAGGCGACGGCCGCGCTGGCGGACATGAAGGCGATCAAGGATAAGGGTGTCATTCGTCACCTGGGCGTGCGTTATGCCCGTTTTGTCAGCGGCAGCGGTGACGGGTTGAGTACCGATTTGATCAAGGGTTTCGCCGATGATCTGGGGGTCCGTTACGAATATGTGGAAACCACCTGGCAGTCCGTCATCGAAGATCTGACAGGAAAAATGTATCGTATCACCAACGGCAACGTCGAAATAACAGGAGGATGCCCGATAAAAGGCGATGTCATCGCCAATGGGTTGACAATTCTCCCATGGCGAAAAGAGCTGCTGGACTTCTCGACTCCGACATTTCCAAGCGGTGTATGGCTCATCGCACGGGCGGACTCCCCCTTGCAACCGATCCGGCCAAGTCGCTCAATGCCCGATGATATCGAGATGGTCAAGTCGCTGCTTGGCGGTGTCAGTGTCTTGTGCATGCCCGGCACCTGCCTCGATCCGGCCCTTTATCAGCTTGAGAAAACCGGAGCCGAGTGGATTCCGCTCAATCTGAAGATGAACGAGTTCGCACCGGCGGTAATCAATCGGGAAGCCGAATCATGTCTCCTTGACGTCGCCGATGCCATGATTGCCCTGGAGAAATGGCCGGGCCAGCTGAAAATTATCGGCCCCGTTACCGCTGCCCAGAAGATGGGTTGCGGATTCCGCAAATCGGATGCGGACCTGCGTGAACGCTTTAATATGTACCTGCAAACCATACGTTCGGACGGCCGTTACATGCAGCTCGTTCAGCACTACTATCCGGGCGTCGACGGTTATTTCCCCGAGTTCTTCGATCGTTATGGTCGGCAGGATTGA